In the Choloepus didactylus isolate mChoDid1 chromosome 5, mChoDid1.pri, whole genome shotgun sequence genome, one interval contains:
- the LOC119534103 gene encoding LOW QUALITY PROTEIN: cyclin-I-like (The sequence of the model RefSeq protein was modified relative to this genomic sequence to represent the inferred CDS: inserted 2 bases in 1 codon) — translation MKFPGSLENQRLSFLLEKAISREAQMWKVNVPKTPTNQNVSPSQRDEVIQWLAKLKYQFNLYPETFALASSPLDRFLATVKAHPKYLSCIAISCFFLAAKTVEDERIPVLKVLARDSFCGCSSSEILRMERIILDKLNWDLHTATPLDFLHIFHAIAVSTRPQLLFSLPKLSPSQHLVALTKQLLKCMACNQLLHFKGSMLALAMVSLEMEKLIPDWLSLTIELLQKAQMDSSQLIHCREFVAYHLSNLQSSLPRNSVYVYRPLKHTLVTCDKGVFRLHPSSVPGPYFSKDNSKPEVPVRSTAAFCHHLPAASGCKHTSAKCKVEEMEVDDFYDGIKWLYNEDSASEXLSRQEGHGSPCPPLQPVSVM, via the exons ATGAAGTTTCCAGGATCTTTGGAAAACCAGAGATTGTCTTTCCTGTTGGAAAAGGCAATCTCTAGGGAAGCCCAGATGTGGAAGGTGAATGTGCCCAAAACTCCTACAAATCAGAATGTTTCCCCATCCCAGAGAGATGAAGTGATTCAGTGGTTGGCCAAACTCAAGTACCAATTCAACCTTTACCCAGAAACATTTGCCCTGGCTAGCAGTCCTTTGGACAGGTTTTTAGCTACTGTAAAGGCTCACCCAAAATACTTGAGTTGTATTGCAATCAGCTGTTTTTTCCTAGCTGCCAAGACTGTTGAGGATGAGAGAATTCCAGTACTGAAGGTATTGGCAAGAGACAGTTTCTGTGGATGTTCTTCCTCTGAAATTCTGAGAATGGAGAGAATTATTCTGGATAAGCTGAATTGGGATCTTCACACAGCTACACCATTggattttcttcacattttccaTGCCATTGCAGTGTCAACTAGGCCTCAGTTACTCTTCAGTTTGCCCAAACTGAGCCCATCCCAACATTTGGTGGCCCTTACCAAGCAACTACTTAAGTGTATGGCCTGCAATCAGCTTTTGCATTTCAAAGGATCTATGCTTGCTCTGGCCATGGTTAGTTTGGAAATGGAGAAACTTATTCCTGATTGGCTCTCTCTTACAATTGAATTGCTTCAGAAAGCACAGATGGATAGCTCCCAGTTGATCCACTGTCGGGAGTTTGTGGCATATCACCTTTCTAATCTGCAGTCTTCTCTGCCTCGAAATTCCGTTTATGTCTACCGTCCCCTCAAGCACACCCTGGTGACCTGTGACAAAGGAGTGTTCAGATTACATCCCTCCTCTGTCCCAGGCCCATACTTCTCCAAGGACAACAGCAAACCAGAAGTGCCAGTCAGAA gtacagCAGCCTTCTGCCATCATCTCCCAGCTGCCAGTGGGTGCAAACATACCTCTGCTAAATGCAAAGTAGAGGAAATGGAAGTGGATGATTTCTATGATGGAATCAAGTGGCTCTATAATGAAGATAGTGCTTCAGA TTTATCAAGGCAAGAGGGACATGGTTCCCCTTGCCCACCTCTGCAACCTGTTTCTGTCATGTAG